A part of Micromonospora chersina genomic DNA contains:
- a CDS encoding amino acid ABC transporter permease, giving the protein MDPLSTLWETFFDWDSMREALPEMLTVGLPNTLILAVSAALLGSVLGMLLAVAGISRTRWLRWPARVYTDVFRGLPAAATILLIGVGLAPLGMQVWGPNPYPLGVLALSLIAAAYIGEIFRAGIQSVEAAQLEGARALGFSWGEAMRLVIVPQGVRRVLPAWVNQLIALIKDSSLVYFLGLVASQRELFRIGQDYAATTGNESALLLAGLFYLVLTVPLTHAVNWIDRRLRQGRAVAAPDLDVELDPAGAPAPTGKDPR; this is encoded by the coding sequence ATGGATCCACTGAGCACCCTGTGGGAGACCTTCTTCGACTGGGACTCCATGCGCGAGGCGCTGCCCGAGATGCTGACCGTCGGGCTGCCGAACACGCTGATCCTGGCGGTCTCCGCCGCCCTGCTCGGTTCGGTGCTGGGCATGCTGCTGGCCGTCGCGGGCATCTCGCGTACCCGATGGTTGCGGTGGCCGGCCCGGGTCTACACCGACGTGTTCCGCGGCCTGCCGGCGGCGGCGACCATTCTGCTCATCGGCGTCGGCCTGGCGCCGCTGGGCATGCAGGTGTGGGGCCCGAACCCGTACCCGCTCGGCGTGCTGGCGCTGTCGCTGATCGCCGCCGCCTACATCGGCGAGATCTTCCGGGCCGGCATCCAGAGCGTGGAGGCCGCCCAACTGGAGGGCGCCCGGGCCCTCGGCTTCTCCTGGGGCGAGGCCATGCGGCTGGTCATCGTCCCGCAGGGCGTACGCCGGGTGCTGCCGGCCTGGGTCAACCAGCTCATCGCTCTGATCAAGGACTCCAGCCTGGTCTACTTCCTCGGCCTGGTGGCCAGCCAGCGGGAGCTGTTCCGGATCGGCCAGGACTACGCGGCCACCACCGGCAACGAGTCCGCGCTGCTGCTGGCCGGCCTGTTCTACCTGGTGCTGACCGTCCCGCTGACCCACGCGGTCAACTGGATCGACCGGCGGCTGCGGCAGGGCCGGGCGGTGGCCGCGCCCGACCTCGACGTCGAACTCGACCCCGCCGGTGCGCCGGCGCCGACCGGAAAGGACCCGCGATGA
- a CDS encoding ABC transporter substrate-binding protein: protein MRIRSALTRAAALGAAAVLAATALTACGDDGGTSEAANPYGLLQAGVLRAGTLTDAPPNVYLKDGKFTGFDNDLLTAVAAKAGLKVEFVGTDFSALLSQVNNHKFDVGSSSITITEARKKTVDFGNGYDFGYFGLDVPAGSPITGFDQLAGKRVVVVQGTVQDDYATRENLNPVRVPDYNGAVNQLKAGTADAWIAPAEIGDKSAADSNGKITVAAKQLSPAPTAYAVAKGNDKLREALNKALDEVIADGTWSKLQAQYYPGRPIPADFKPGSGTVAVPSPSAAS, encoded by the coding sequence GTGCGTATCCGTTCCGCCCTGACCCGCGCCGCCGCGCTTGGCGCCGCCGCCGTGCTCGCCGCCACCGCCCTCACCGCCTGCGGTGACGACGGCGGCACCAGCGAGGCCGCCAACCCGTACGGCCTGCTCCAGGCCGGCGTGCTGCGGGCCGGCACGCTCACCGACGCCCCGCCGAACGTGTACCTGAAGGACGGCAAGTTCACCGGCTTCGACAACGACCTGCTCACCGCGGTCGCCGCGAAGGCCGGCCTCAAGGTCGAGTTCGTGGGCACCGACTTCTCCGCCCTGCTCTCCCAGGTCAACAACCACAAGTTCGACGTGGGCAGCTCCTCCATCACCATCACCGAGGCGCGCAAGAAGACAGTCGACTTCGGCAACGGCTACGACTTCGGCTACTTCGGCCTCGACGTGCCGGCCGGCTCCCCGATCACCGGCTTCGACCAGCTCGCCGGCAAGCGGGTCGTCGTCGTGCAGGGCACCGTGCAGGACGACTACGCCACCCGCGAGAACCTGAACCCGGTCCGTGTGCCCGACTACAACGGCGCGGTCAACCAGCTCAAGGCCGGCACGGCCGACGCCTGGATCGCCCCGGCCGAGATCGGCGACAAGTCCGCCGCGGACAGCAACGGCAAGATCACGGTCGCCGCGAAGCAGCTCAGCCCGGCCCCGACCGCGTACGCGGTGGCCAAGGGCAACGACAAGCTGCGCGAGGCGCTGAACAAGGCCCTCGACGAGGTGATCGCCGACGGCACCTGGAGCAAGCTCCAGGCGCAGTACTACCCGGGCCGGCCGATCCCGGCCGACTTCAAGCCGGGCAGCGGCACGGTCGCCGTGCCGTCGCCGTCGGCGGCTTCCTGA